In Bremerella sp. JC817, the following are encoded in one genomic region:
- a CDS encoding SEC-C metal-binding domain-containing protein encodes MEILEQIWEKISLFFGGLLSGFERLITSTFGSSNARYIKKIQGLVDAINELEPKYEALSEEELRDQTRLFKQRLASGETLDDILVEAFAVCREAGKRFLGMRHYDVQLIGGIVLHRGNVAEMVTGEGKTLVATLPAYLNALEGKGVFVVTVNDYLARRDMEWMAPLYRGMGLTVNAIQNDMSVRDRQQAYNCDITYGTNNEFGFDYLRDNMRGAARGDDRFPKEYQQSQGRLHYAIIDEVDNILIDEARTPLIISGPANVSKDKYGDADRIARTLKKDLHFVVNEKDRTTNLTEDGVREAERLAGVESFYTSGNMEWPHLIDNSLRAHYLYNLDVDYVVEDGKIVIIDVHTGRKMEGRQWSDGMHQAVEAKEGVKIKEETQTLATITLQNFFKLFDKLSGMTGTALTEAGELWKIYKLDVIAIPTNRHMQRITYTDVIFMTEQEKYEAVADEIERTNKWDVVMFKNGDELWGDILEETDASIKIHPKGQKQPTTVDRSKIKAIQYKGRPVLVGTVSIEKSERLSRLLDKRGIKHDLLNAKQHKREADIVAQAGRIGAVTIATNMAGRGTDIILGGNPETMAWAQLQHKYPTRLDVPQEEWDALVNEIEQREQMKAMGKKVKELGGLHVLGTERHESRRIDLQLRGRCGRQGDPGSSRFFLSLEDDLMRIYFGDWAKNFIQRMPAAMRPQPGDAIESKMIMRRIEGAQKKREEQNFEARKNLLEYDEVMDEQRKRVYTFRQLILEGGDSRDLIMDMVGEQVDYHVRMFMEKDFGVETFAKWAGSELACELQTRDLRGLDFPAAESYAKDVAQRAAETNIMASIDENLPDSEDESEWNWGAMARFANGMWKLNLNDRDLKKIGRGQVDEFLVAKAHEAIDKIDLSDGEKFLDKDFGLNTLNHWCHYKFGFNIDIEQLRDKATSAVVQQVQQKAIEVYDHKEAVYPVLTGMYKFSDKSGGHARLDREGLLNWAGSRFETPLDTEEFKSKQREEIQQLLIPLSEQHKNVAREKMRVVEDKVEQLYQDHQVDQTLSVISGGNGKLGSLKAWIQTNISADIPEEELEQLDKEQLEARLLREVYERYRPEMTRMERSVLLELIDTAWKDHLLAMDHLRSAVSFVGYAQVDSKVEFKREGMRLFEQMWRSVGERVTDLVFKVENLNEEFVSSTWKESEARHDSVAGLGDMAREQEQAISNTQGEVEVTAPIRNVGEKIRRNDPCPCGSGKKYKACCMKQDSAT; translated from the coding sequence ATGGAGATTTTGGAACAGATTTGGGAAAAGATCAGCCTCTTTTTCGGCGGTCTTCTTAGCGGCTTCGAACGGTTGATCACGTCGACCTTCGGATCTTCTAACGCCCGATATATCAAGAAGATACAGGGGCTCGTTGATGCCATCAACGAACTGGAACCCAAGTACGAAGCCCTCTCGGAAGAAGAGCTTCGTGACCAGACCCGTCTCTTCAAGCAACGTCTCGCCTCGGGCGAAACGCTCGACGACATCCTTGTCGAAGCGTTCGCTGTCTGCCGAGAAGCAGGTAAACGCTTCCTCGGGATGCGGCATTACGACGTTCAGCTCATTGGTGGTATCGTTCTGCACCGCGGCAACGTGGCAGAAATGGTCACCGGTGAAGGTAAGACGCTTGTCGCCACACTTCCGGCGTACCTGAACGCCCTGGAAGGTAAAGGCGTCTTCGTCGTGACGGTGAACGATTATCTCGCTCGCCGCGATATGGAATGGATGGCACCGCTTTATCGCGGCATGGGCCTGACCGTGAATGCCATCCAGAACGACATGTCGGTTCGCGACCGCCAGCAAGCCTATAACTGCGATATCACCTACGGTACGAACAACGAATTTGGCTTCGACTATCTCCGCGACAACATGCGGGGCGCCGCGCGCGGGGACGATCGCTTCCCGAAAGAATACCAACAGTCGCAAGGCCGTTTGCATTACGCCATCATCGACGAAGTCGACAACATTCTGATCGACGAAGCCCGAACTCCGCTCATCATCAGCGGTCCGGCCAACGTCAGCAAAGACAAATATGGCGACGCGGATCGCATCGCTCGGACGTTGAAGAAAGACCTGCACTTCGTCGTCAACGAGAAAGACCGCACCACCAACCTGACCGAAGATGGTGTTCGCGAAGCAGAACGCCTGGCCGGTGTCGAGAGCTTCTATACCTCGGGCAACATGGAGTGGCCGCATCTGATCGACAACTCCCTGCGAGCCCATTACCTGTACAACCTCGACGTCGACTACGTGGTCGAAGATGGCAAGATCGTCATCATCGACGTTCACACTGGTCGTAAGATGGAAGGCCGTCAGTGGAGTGACGGTATGCATCAGGCCGTCGAAGCCAAAGAAGGCGTGAAGATCAAAGAGGAGACGCAGACCCTCGCGACGATCACCCTGCAGAACTTCTTCAAGCTGTTCGACAAGCTCTCTGGTATGACCGGTACCGCTTTGACCGAAGCGGGCGAGCTCTGGAAGATCTATAAGCTGGACGTGATCGCCATTCCGACCAATCGGCACATGCAGCGTATCACGTACACCGACGTCATCTTCATGACCGAGCAAGAGAAGTACGAAGCCGTTGCCGACGAGATTGAACGCACCAACAAGTGGGACGTCGTCATGTTCAAGAACGGCGACGAACTGTGGGGCGATATCCTGGAAGAAACCGACGCTTCGATCAAAATTCACCCGAAGGGTCAGAAGCAGCCGACCACCGTCGATCGCAGCAAGATCAAAGCAATCCAATACAAAGGCCGCCCCGTCCTGGTCGGTACTGTCAGCATCGAAAAGAGCGAACGGCTTTCGCGACTGCTTGACAAACGCGGCATCAAGCACGACTTGCTCAATGCCAAGCAACACAAGCGCGAAGCGGATATCGTGGCCCAGGCCGGTCGCATCGGCGCCGTTACCATCGCCACCAACATGGCTGGTCGTGGTACCGACATTATCCTGGGTGGTAACCCAGAAACGATGGCATGGGCTCAGCTACAGCACAAATACCCAACCCGTCTGGATGTCCCGCAAGAAGAATGGGACGCGCTGGTCAACGAGATTGAACAGCGAGAACAGATGAAGGCGATGGGCAAGAAGGTCAAGGAACTGGGCGGCTTGCACGTGCTCGGTACCGAACGACACGAATCGCGTCGTATCGACCTTCAGCTTCGCGGTCGTTGTGGTCGTCAAGGCGACCCAGGTAGCTCGCGGTTCTTCCTCTCGCTGGAAGACGACCTGATGCGAATCTACTTCGGCGACTGGGCGAAGAACTTCATCCAACGTATGCCAGCCGCCATGCGGCCGCAGCCGGGCGACGCGATCGAAAGCAAGATGATCATGCGTCGTATCGAGGGTGCCCAGAAGAAACGCGAAGAACAAAACTTCGAGGCTCGTAAGAACCTGCTCGAATACGACGAGGTGATGGACGAGCAGCGCAAGCGTGTTTACACCTTCCGCCAATTGATCCTGGAAGGTGGCGACAGCCGTGACCTGATCATGGACATGGTTGGCGAACAGGTCGATTACCACGTACGCATGTTCATGGAAAAAGACTTCGGCGTCGAAACGTTCGCCAAGTGGGCCGGTAGCGAATTGGCTTGCGAACTGCAAACCCGCGACCTGCGTGGGCTCGACTTCCCAGCTGCCGAATCGTATGCCAAGGATGTTGCCCAGCGTGCCGCCGAAACGAATATCATGGCGTCGATCGACGAGAACCTGCCCGACAGTGAAGACGAGTCGGAATGGAACTGGGGCGCGATGGCTCGCTTCGCCAATGGTATGTGGAAGCTGAACCTCAACGATCGCGATCTGAAGAAGATCGGCCGTGGTCAGGTCGACGAGTTCCTCGTTGCCAAAGCCCACGAAGCGATCGACAAGATTGACCTGAGCGATGGCGAGAAGTTCCTGGATAAGGACTTCGGCCTGAACACGCTGAATCACTGGTGCCACTACAAGTTCGGTTTCAACATCGACATCGAACAACTTCGCGACAAGGCAACCTCTGCCGTTGTCCAGCAAGTCCAACAGAAGGCGATTGAAGTTTACGACCACAAAGAAGCGGTCTATCCGGTTCTGACGGGTATGTATAAGTTCAGCGACAAGAGCGGCGGTCATGCTCGCCTCGATCGCGAAGGCCTGCTCAACTGGGCCGGCAGTCGCTTCGAGACGCCACTCGACACCGAAGAATTCAAGAGCAAGCAGCGAGAAGAAATCCAGCAACTCCTCATCCCGCTCAGCGAGCAGCACAAGAACGTCGCTCGCGAGAAGATGCGAGTTGTCGAAGACAAAGTCGAACAGCTTTACCAGGACCACCAGGTAGACCAGACACTGTCGGTCATCAGCGGTGGCAATGGCAAGCTCGGCTCGCTGAAGGCTTGGATCCAGACGAACATCTCGGCCGACATTCCGGAAGAAGAACTGGAACAGCTCGACAAAGAACAACTCGAAGCACGCCTGCTGCGAGAAGTTTACGAGCGATACCGTCCGGAAATGACCCGCATGGAACGAAGCGTCCTGCTCGAACTGATCGACACCGCCTGGAAGGATCACTTGCTGGCGATGGACCATCTTCGTTCAGCCGTCAGCTTCGTCGGTTATGCCCAGGTCGACTCGAAGGTGGAATTCAAACGCGAAGGCATGCGTCTGTTCGAGCAGATGTGGCGCAGCGTAGGCGAACGTGTTACCGACCTGGTCTTCAAGGTTGAAAACTTGAATGAAGAGTTCGTCAGCTCGACCTGGAAAGAATCGGAAGCACGTCACGACTCGGTCGCTGGCTTGGGGGACATGGCTCGCGAACAAGAGCAGGCCATCTCGAACACCCAAGGCGAAGTCGAAGTGACCGCTCCGATTCGTAACGTCGGCGAAAAGATCCGCCGCAACGATCCATGTCCATGTGGCAGCGGCAAGAAGTACAAGGCCTGCTGCATGAAGCAGGACTCGGCAACGTAA
- the metK gene encoding methionine adenosyltransferase, which produces MASGKYLFTSESVSMGHPDKMADQISDGILDALLAQDPYSRVACETMVTTGVAIVAGEITTQARIDYQDVIRQVIRDIGYTSDDMGFNADTCAVMVTLDRQSPDIAQGVNDDSAKGKEIGAGDQGLMFGYACNHTPELMPLPVALSHRILNRLTEARQNGEVNWLRPDSKSQVTVEFDGDRPVGIHTVVVSTQHSADVDNATIRDFVIEKVVKPCLPEEFLDDDIVYHINPTGKFVVGGPMGDCGLTGRKIIVDTYGGWGRHGGGAFSGKDSTKVDRSAAYMGRYVAKNIVAAGLAERCEVQLAYAIGVTDPVSVHIDTFGTGKVDDEKIAEIVKETFPLSPGGIIEYLDLRRPIFRATAAGGHFGRDEFPWEATDKAEELAKLAGVTVSA; this is translated from the coding sequence GTGGCTTCCGGAAAGTATTTGTTCACTAGCGAATCGGTCAGCATGGGTCACCCAGACAAGATGGCCGATCAGATTTCGGACGGCATCTTGGACGCTTTGCTCGCTCAAGACCCTTACAGCCGCGTGGCCTGCGAAACGATGGTCACCACCGGTGTGGCAATTGTTGCTGGTGAAATCACCACCCAGGCTCGTATCGACTATCAGGACGTCATCCGCCAGGTCATTCGTGACATCGGTTACACCAGCGACGACATGGGCTTCAATGCTGATACGTGTGCCGTCATGGTGACCCTGGACCGTCAAAGCCCAGACATCGCTCAAGGTGTGAACGATGACTCGGCCAAGGGGAAGGAAATTGGCGCTGGCGACCAGGGCCTGATGTTTGGCTACGCTTGTAACCACACTCCGGAACTGATGCCGCTGCCGGTCGCTCTGTCGCACCGTATCCTCAATCGCTTGACCGAAGCACGCCAGAACGGCGAAGTCAACTGGCTTCGTCCTGACAGCAAGAGCCAGGTCACCGTCGAATTCGATGGCGATCGCCCGGTCGGTATTCACACCGTCGTTGTTTCGACCCAGCACTCGGCCGATGTCGACAACGCCACGATCCGCGATTTCGTCATCGAAAAGGTTGTTAAGCCTTGCTTGCCAGAAGAATTTCTGGACGACGACATCGTCTATCACATCAACCCAACCGGCAAGTTCGTCGTTGGTGGCCCCATGGGCGACTGCGGCCTGACTGGTCGTAAGATCATCGTCGACACCTACGGCGGTTGGGGCCGTCACGGCGGTGGTGCTTTCAGTGGCAAGGACTCGACCAAGGTCGACCGCAGTGCCGCCTACATGGGCCGGTACGTTGCCAAGAATATCGTCGCTGCCGGACTGGCCGAACGCTGCGAAGTTCAGTTGGCTTACGCCATCGGCGTGACCGATCCGGTCAGCGTCCATATCGATACCTTCGGTACCGGTAAGGTCGACGACGAAAAGATTGCCGAGATCGTCAAGGAAACCTTCCCGCTCAGCCCTGGCGGCATCATCGAATACCTCGACCTGCGTCGTCCGATCTTCCGCGCTACCGCGGCAGGTGGTCACTTCGGTCGCGATGAATTCCCATGGGAAGCAACCGACAAAGCGGAAGAGCTGGCAAAGCTGGCAGGCGTCACCGTTTCGGCTTAG
- a CDS encoding MBL fold metallo-hydrolase, which produces MSQSPPPSSPKKDIVTRDIAGRLLFLGTGTSMGVPVVGCGCDVCQSTNPKNKRLRCSVIFGLPGGNLLIDTPPDLRTQLLNNGIGIIHAVAFTHSHADHLFGLDDVRLFQFYLGHAVPIYCEPNVDAKIRKVYDYAFSNGVQTHIGSRPALDMREIGTAPFEALGSEIIPIRLQHGPKFEVLGFRVGNVAYCTDTNKIPDESWEKLQGLDYLVLDALRPDPHPTHFSVEEAVEAAQKIGAKQTYFTHISCRLEHERTNHWLPEGMELAYDGLEIPLT; this is translated from the coding sequence ATGAGCCAGTCTCCTCCTCCGAGTTCACCCAAGAAAGATATCGTCACGCGCGACATTGCTGGACGGCTCCTGTTTCTTGGGACCGGTACTTCGATGGGAGTGCCAGTGGTTGGCTGTGGATGCGATGTCTGCCAGAGCACGAATCCCAAGAACAAACGCCTCCGCTGCAGCGTGATCTTTGGCCTGCCGGGGGGGAACCTGCTGATCGACACGCCGCCAGATCTGCGGACGCAGCTTTTGAACAACGGGATTGGCATCATCCATGCCGTGGCATTTACGCACAGCCACGCCGATCACTTATTCGGCCTCGATGACGTGCGGCTCTTTCAGTTCTATTTAGGGCACGCGGTTCCTATCTATTGCGAACCGAACGTCGACGCCAAGATTCGCAAGGTGTACGACTACGCCTTCAGCAACGGGGTCCAAACCCACATCGGCTCGCGGCCGGCCCTCGATATGCGAGAGATCGGAACCGCTCCATTCGAAGCCCTTGGCAGCGAGATCATTCCGATTCGCCTGCAGCATGGGCCCAAGTTCGAGGTGCTCGGCTTTCGCGTTGGCAACGTTGCCTACTGCACCGACACCAACAAGATCCCGGATGAAAGTTGGGAGAAGTTGCAAGGGCTTGACTACTTGGTACTCGATGCCCTGCGGCCAGATCCGCATCCGACTCACTTCTCGGTCGAAGAGGCGGTGGAAGCGGCGCAGAAGATCGGGGCGAAGCAAACCTACTTTACCCATATCTCTTGCCGACTCGAGCACGAGCGAACCAATCATTGGTTGCCCGAAGGGATGGAACTCGCCTACGACGGACTCGAGATCCCGCTAACTTGA
- a CDS encoding 3-deoxy-D-manno-octulosonic acid transferase gives MLTWLLNLTYLSLIAALSPYLLWAAFTKGKYREGFAQKFLGRVPSRPEDSPQHLWLHAVSVGEVNLLAPLIAELQKQHADTTFHITTTTKAGFDLALTKYADHTVSYAPLDFSWAVDQAYRRIQPDAVLLVELEMWPNLIRFANRHGAKIAVVNGRLSEKSLRGYRKLSWLVRPLLKQLDWIGAQDQSYALRFCELGADVDRVQVTGSIKFDGITPDRNNPQTNQFRELAGLGPCDLVWLAGSTQNSEEPTILQAYQTARQQVPNLKLLLVPRHPHRFDEVAQFLETSGEPFARRSQLSAPAPHETSILLVDSVGELSAWWGLADIAFVGGSLGNRGGQNMIEPAAYGAAVAVGPNTWNFKDVAERLRTAEALTVVEDAQSLASFVVKAATDEGWRHNQGARARDVVLAQQGATERTVQGLMPLLERPTIVKFRTAA, from the coding sequence ATGCTCACCTGGCTTCTAAATCTGACTTACCTTTCCTTGATTGCCGCCCTTTCTCCGTATTTGCTATGGGCAGCGTTCACGAAGGGAAAGTATCGCGAAGGCTTCGCTCAGAAGTTCCTGGGACGCGTTCCTTCGCGTCCTGAAGATTCGCCGCAGCACCTCTGGTTGCACGCGGTCAGCGTGGGCGAAGTCAACTTGCTGGCTCCCCTGATCGCGGAGCTTCAGAAGCAACATGCCGACACCACGTTTCATATCACCACGACCACCAAGGCTGGCTTTGACCTTGCCTTGACCAAGTACGCCGACCACACGGTCAGCTATGCTCCGCTCGATTTCTCTTGGGCGGTAGACCAAGCGTATCGTCGAATTCAACCCGACGCGGTTCTTTTGGTCGAACTTGAGATGTGGCCAAACCTGATTCGATTCGCCAACCGTCACGGCGCCAAGATCGCCGTCGTGAATGGTCGCCTGAGCGAGAAAAGCCTTCGCGGCTATCGCAAGCTTTCGTGGCTCGTCCGCCCCCTCCTGAAACAGCTCGACTGGATCGGAGCTCAGGATCAATCGTATGCCCTGCGGTTCTGCGAACTGGGAGCCGATGTCGATCGCGTCCAGGTCACCGGCTCGATCAAGTTCGATGGCATCACGCCCGACCGCAACAATCCCCAGACCAATCAGTTTCGGGAACTGGCCGGGCTTGGCCCTTGCGACCTCGTCTGGCTGGCCGGCAGCACCCAGAATAGCGAAGAGCCGACAATCCTTCAGGCCTATCAAACGGCCCGGCAGCAGGTCCCTAACCTGAAGCTGCTTTTGGTTCCGCGGCACCCCCATCGCTTCGATGAAGTCGCCCAGTTCCTGGAAACGAGCGGCGAGCCCTTCGCCCGCCGCAGCCAACTTTCTGCCCCTGCCCCGCACGAAACTTCGATCCTGCTGGTCGACAGCGTGGGGGAACTTTCGGCCTGGTGGGGTTTGGCCGATATTGCGTTCGTCGGTGGTAGTTTAGGCAATCGAGGCGGTCAGAACATGATCGAGCCGGCGGCCTACGGAGCGGCCGTCGCGGTTGGCCCCAACACCTGGAACTTCAAAGATGTCGCCGAGCGGCTTCGTACGGCCGAAGCACTGACCGTGGTCGAAGACGCCCAGTCGTTGGCATCGTTTGTCGTAAAGGCAGCGACAGACGAAGGTTGGCGTCACAACCAAGGGGCCCGGGCCCGCGATGTGGTCCTCGCGCAACAAGGCGCAACCGAGCGAACCGTGCAAGGCTTGATGCCTTTGCTCGAGCGTCCGACGATCGTCAAATTTCGCACGGCAGCTTAG
- the mddA gene encoding methanethiol S-methyltransferase, translating into MARTFTFLYAILGYLGFLAIAAYFMAFLAGILVPVTIDTPSSLPLAGAIAVDVALILLFAGQHSTMARPGFKQMWTKIVPAPMERATYVFASIVVLAIVMGCWQGIDMVIWDVQNPAMRTLLWGLYLIGFTMVPVVSLMINHFDLFGLRQAWLHMKEREYSPLPFRTPLLYSIVRHPLYLAWTAAFWFTPTMTAGHLLFAIGMTAYMGLAAIVEERDLVEFHGDDYREYQQTVPMFIPRLFGRKPGKETLVA; encoded by the coding sequence ATGGCACGAACATTCACCTTCCTTTACGCGATCCTTGGCTACTTGGGCTTCCTGGCAATTGCCGCGTACTTCATGGCGTTTCTCGCAGGCATCCTCGTTCCCGTGACCATCGATACGCCTTCAAGCCTTCCGTTGGCCGGCGCGATCGCTGTCGACGTTGCCTTGATCTTGCTGTTTGCTGGCCAACATTCGACCATGGCGCGGCCAGGATTTAAGCAGATGTGGACAAAGATTGTCCCAGCCCCGATGGAGCGAGCCACCTACGTTTTCGCATCGATCGTCGTGCTGGCGATTGTTATGGGCTGCTGGCAAGGGATCGACATGGTGATCTGGGACGTTCAGAACCCTGCGATGCGGACGTTGTTGTGGGGGTTATACCTGATCGGATTTACGATGGTCCCGGTCGTCAGCCTGATGATCAATCACTTCGATCTGTTTGGGCTGCGTCAGGCCTGGCTGCACATGAAAGAACGCGAATACAGCCCGCTGCCATTTCGCACTCCCCTGCTCTACAGCATCGTTCGTCACCCGCTGTACCTGGCTTGGACGGCAGCCTTCTGGTTCACGCCGACCATGACCGCTGGCCATTTGTTGTTTGCCATCGGCATGACCGCCTACATGGGCCTGGCCGCGATCGTCGAAGAACGTGACCTGGTCGAGTTCCATGGCGACGACTACCGCGAGTATCAACAGACCGTGCCGATGTTCATCCCACGACTCTTCGGTCGCAAGCCAGGCAAGGAAACACTGGTTGCCTAA
- a CDS encoding GNAT family N-acetyltransferase — translation MIEYNIEPDLSVDEYLDVLLRSTLAERRPADDREKLSKMVANADILVTARSEGRLIGIARSMSDFAHATYLADLAVDEAFQKQGIGKELISRTHEAAGKHTILLLLAAPKAASYYPHIGMEKHDSCWIIPRS, via the coding sequence ATGATCGAATACAACATCGAGCCAGATCTTTCTGTCGACGAGTATCTGGATGTGCTTCTACGTTCCACGCTGGCCGAACGTCGTCCTGCCGACGATCGTGAGAAGCTGAGCAAGATGGTCGCCAATGCCGACATCCTGGTGACTGCCCGAAGCGAAGGCCGATTAATTGGAATCGCACGCAGCATGTCCGACTTTGCCCACGCAACGTACCTGGCCGATCTGGCGGTGGACGAAGCGTTCCAGAAGCAAGGCATCGGCAAAGAGTTGATCTCGCGAACCCATGAAGCAGCCGGCAAGCACACCATCTTGCTTCTGTTGGCAGCACCCAAGGCAGCCAGCTATTACCCGCACATTGGCATGGAAAAGCACGACTCGTGCTGGATCATTCCGCGCAGCTAA